A single window of Dermochelys coriacea isolate rDerCor1 chromosome 2, rDerCor1.pri.v4, whole genome shotgun sequence DNA harbors:
- the LOC122459083 gene encoding uncharacterized protein LOC122459083: protein MGRQFLCTLPTPHLLQRQSLCAPPTWYRETVLVCPPTWYRETFPVCSPSTWYRDTVPMCPPLHLVQRGNSCLPSTLVIEIVSMCPPTPGTERHFLCVSSPPGAERQSLCAPPNAVQRESLCTPSTTSPCSERESLSGSTAPPPTWYRDSPCVLPHTGRQSLCTPVLLPPYREAVPVHPLPCPPGVPGSGGLCACCITLGWSPALCCSLAASSPCSCKGNRPPGLRGLSLASRGGEGLTRSGNLLAVSIHLETLWPAPRLCAQLLLPCQGAGLWLSLGRGDSFFGPSLHDVLGPQAWDTASGATAPRMYKMYIGNIYMDAL from the exons ATGGGGAGGCAGTTCCTgtgcaccctccccaccccccacctgctaCAGAGACAATCCCTGTGTGCCCCCCCAACCTGGTACAGAGAGACAGTCCTTGTGTGCCCCCCCACTTGGTACAGAGAGACATTTCCTGTGTGCTCCCCCTCCACCTGGTACAGAGACACAGTCCCTatgtgccccccactccacctggTACAGAGAGGCAATTCCTGTCTGCCCTCCACCCTGGTCATAGAGATAGTCTCTAtgtgtccccccacccctggtACAGAGAGACATTTCCTGTGTGTCTCCTCTCCACCTGGTgcagagagacagtccctgtgtGCCCCCCCCAACGCGGTACAGAGAGAGTCCCTGTGCACACCCTCTACCACCT caccctgttcagagagagagtccctgtctggctccactgcccccccccccacctggtacagagacagtccctgtgtGCTCCCCCATACAGGGAGGCAGTCCCTGTGCAcccctgtcctcctccccccatacAGGGAGGCAGTTCCTgtgcaccccctcccctgccccccaggggtgccaggctcgggggggctGTGTGCATGCTGCATCACTCTAGGATGGAGCCCAGCTCTGTGCTGCAGCCTTGCTGCTTCCTCTCCCTGCAGTTGCAAAGGGAATCGCCCACCTGGGCTCCGTGGCCTCTCGCTTGCAAGCCGGGGAGGAGAGGGACTGACCCGTTCTGGGAACCTCCTGGCTGTGTCCATTCACCTGGAGACTCTTTGGCCTGCCCCACGGCTCTgtgcccagctcctgctgccctgCCAGGGGGCTGGCCTCTGGctgagcctggggaggggagacagcttCTTTGGACCGAGCCTGCACGATGTGCTGGGCCCCCAGGCTTGGGACACCGCTTCCGGGGCAACTGCGCCGCGCATGTATAAAATGTACATTGGAAATATTTATATGGACGCGCTGTAA